One Roseimaritima multifibrata DNA window includes the following coding sequences:
- a CDS encoding MotA/TolQ/ExbB proton channel family protein, giving the protein MTLNFQPSDQGAGSASSSLWRGSAWAAIVVVTLLAVSPFGVGLEAWGQDVPVSESAIEDLLLPDPADNVPPGGAEQDAKPSGIDLMTLIGSGGKFMIPIAVMSMLVVTLSVERFISLRRGRVVPRRLVKRLQQLADPVTEFDPKAAYKACQENRSVAADVVIAMLQRTGQPVSEIERIATEATQRKADDFGGPIRWLNLAAAATPLMGLLGTVWGMIVAFHESTTLTVDRSRSEQLSEGIYTALVTTLAGLIVAIPAAIMAQYLENRLIRLFHRIEELTFTVAPGFERFAGRMRFDPRTGISPIRRDVSPPPVAGGTQKSNRSADGKRTAKDSTTAQQG; this is encoded by the coding sequence TTGACGTTGAATTTTCAACCCTCGGATCAAGGTGCTGGATCCGCGTCGTCATCGCTTTGGCGTGGATCTGCCTGGGCGGCTATCGTCGTGGTGACCCTGCTTGCGGTAAGCCCGTTCGGCGTTGGATTGGAAGCATGGGGCCAAGACGTCCCTGTTTCTGAATCGGCGATCGAAGATTTACTTCTGCCCGATCCCGCTGATAACGTCCCTCCCGGCGGCGCGGAGCAGGATGCTAAACCAAGCGGCATCGATTTGATGACGTTGATCGGTAGCGGCGGGAAATTCATGATCCCGATCGCTGTGATGTCGATGTTGGTGGTTACCCTTTCGGTGGAACGCTTTATCAGTCTGCGTCGCGGAAGGGTTGTGCCGCGTCGATTGGTGAAACGCTTGCAGCAACTGGCCGATCCGGTTACCGAATTTGATCCGAAAGCGGCTTATAAAGCATGCCAAGAAAATCGATCCGTCGCTGCTGATGTTGTGATCGCCATGCTCCAGCGGACCGGGCAACCGGTTAGCGAGATCGAGCGGATTGCAACCGAAGCAACCCAGCGCAAAGCCGACGATTTCGGGGGGCCGATTCGGTGGCTGAACCTGGCCGCCGCGGCGACCCCGTTGATGGGGTTGTTGGGAACGGTTTGGGGAATGATCGTCGCCTTCCATGAATCGACCACGTTGACGGTCGATCGCAGCCGTAGCGAACAATTGTCGGAAGGAATCTATACCGCCTTGGTAACGACCTTGGCAGGTTTGATCGTCGCCATTCCCGCCGCGATTATGGCTCAGTATTTGGAAAACCGCCTGATTCGGCTGTTCCATCGGATTGAAGAATTGACGTTTACGGTCGCTCCTGGTTTCGAACGGTTTGCGGGACGCATGCGGTTCGATCCCCGGACCGGTATCAGCCCGATCCGCCGTGACGTATCGCCTCCACCCGTCGCTGGCGGAACACAAAAAAGTAATCGATCCGCCGATGGAAAACGTACGGCGAAAGACTCTACCACCGCACAGCAGGGGTAG
- a CDS encoding ExbD/TolR family protein: protein MALELKKSRAASTLSLTPLIDVVFLLLIFFLVTSEFEEEERKLDIVLPSATSASPMTTQTKEFVIDINAKGETHVGGKRMAMPELEELLTRAVADNPTNQSVVIRADKEVPFQPVVSVMDLCNRTGVSDYSVTTQDGPEGTP from the coding sequence ATGGCTTTAGAGTTAAAAAAATCGCGTGCCGCATCGACTCTCAGCCTCACGCCGCTGATCGATGTCGTGTTTCTGTTGTTGATTTTCTTTTTGGTCACCAGCGAATTCGAAGAAGAAGAACGGAAGCTGGACATCGTCCTCCCCAGTGCGACCAGCGCTAGCCCGATGACCACGCAGACGAAAGAGTTTGTCATCGATATCAACGCCAAAGGGGAGACGCACGTGGGCGGAAAACGGATGGCAATGCCCGAGTTGGAAGAGCTGTTGACGCGTGCGGTTGCCGACAATCCGACCAATCAATCGGTGGTGATTCGAGCCGACAAAGAGGTCCCCTTTCAGCCGGTTGTTAGTGTGATGGACCTGTGCAATCGTACCGGCGTTAGCGATTACTCGGTGACCACTCAAGATGGACCGGAGGGGACGCCTTAA
- a CDS encoding tetratricopeptide repeat protein: MKRKHSANRTFAWLIGILLVATVQLGYAQDAEKSSDEAIAKYADAANFQTNAAMDLAITAWEEFLSQYANDPLAPKAAHYLGVCYMQREMPDYKAAAAAFAKALADKKYDLREESFANRGWCLYAASGQGVEPGEARDPKLLKETIQTFQQLSKEYPKSDFLDQAYFFSGEAAYALGDSKQAIRFYDQLLKWPKAAESPLRCDTLYARGVAQEELKDYAGAVQAYKGLLESCAESDAELAEEVRVRMGDVLLLQKDNAAAVTVFAEAAKQGGSNAPYARFRQAFALAQSGDSAGAAKTYEQLIKEFPDSKYSSAAVLASAQSSYVAGDIEAASKRFREVLNQPNQAEATEAAHWLAQIALRKGSAEEAEKVAAEQIKKGVAGQYALALKLDQAEAVSLLPGKAKESLDLFAAVYREDPNSSLAPRALYSAAFAALQSGSLQQAVDLSGQFLKRYEKDPLRSDVRYIDAEAKLLAGSHAEAAKAYEALLKETDENPQRSVWILRAITAHYLAGQYDSAIELAKAQMVALQAPAEKAEAQFLVGASHLFAQRPQDAISGLQESLKLDAEWAKASEAMLLLGQAQLQAEDAEAAVKTWQKLVATYPKNRMADQAYFRLGQQAAGKQDFPAAIAAYAQILKRDSDPGLIPYALFNQGWCFLQQDKLAEAKPLLKRMLDEYESHPLRNQTQLAYGITLRKASELPEAEKQLTAILDTNPQGISLGHALYELAQIDIEKERHAEAVVRLQRIVDEVPQYPTTGRVLYDLAWSLKEAGEEAEAAKAFENLIQKDPDNPLAAEASYFIGEQQYAARKWKESAAAFGRAAELSKDPELAEKGLYNQGWSLFRQPDFAAAEKVFADQVTRFPEGKLILDGLLMTGESRFKLEQFELASQAYQKARERIEANDESSKTIDSPEQRQIRELVYLHGGQSLGQLEKWKESVEWFDTLRSRFPNTNYLPQAFFQTAYASQQLGDEEQALKLYNQVASKYRDETAARSRFMMGEVYFGRRDMAKAIPEFQRVMYGFGADKAPAAIKNWQAKSGFEAGRCAELLIQSTQGARRDAAIKYAREFFGFVIEKHPDHELAAKAKERMEVLQRL; encoded by the coding sequence ATGAAACGGAAGCATTCCGCCAATCGTACATTTGCCTGGTTGATTGGCATCTTGTTGGTAGCAACGGTCCAGCTTGGCTATGCCCAGGACGCTGAGAAATCGAGCGATGAGGCGATAGCAAAATACGCCGATGCCGCCAATTTCCAGACCAATGCGGCAATGGACCTAGCAATTACTGCTTGGGAAGAGTTTTTATCCCAGTACGCTAATGATCCTTTAGCCCCCAAAGCGGCCCATTATCTGGGGGTCTGCTACATGCAACGCGAGATGCCTGATTATAAGGCAGCCGCCGCCGCATTTGCCAAAGCGTTGGCAGATAAAAAGTACGATCTGCGCGAGGAAAGCTTCGCGAACCGTGGTTGGTGCCTCTATGCGGCTTCCGGCCAAGGGGTCGAACCGGGGGAAGCCCGCGATCCCAAATTGTTGAAAGAGACGATTCAGACTTTTCAGCAACTGAGCAAAGAATATCCCAAAAGTGACTTTTTGGATCAGGCTTACTTTTTTAGTGGTGAAGCTGCCTACGCGCTCGGGGATTCGAAGCAAGCGATCCGGTTTTACGACCAGTTGCTCAAGTGGCCCAAAGCGGCCGAGAGTCCGCTGCGCTGTGATACTTTGTACGCTCGCGGCGTGGCTCAGGAGGAATTGAAAGATTACGCAGGTGCTGTGCAGGCCTATAAAGGATTGCTGGAAAGTTGTGCCGAATCGGACGCTGAATTGGCTGAGGAAGTCCGCGTCCGGATGGGCGACGTGCTGCTACTGCAAAAAGATAACGCTGCGGCGGTCACCGTGTTTGCCGAGGCTGCCAAGCAGGGTGGCAGCAACGCTCCCTATGCAAGGTTCCGTCAAGCCTTTGCGTTGGCTCAGTCGGGTGATTCGGCCGGGGCTGCGAAAACCTATGAACAGCTGATCAAGGAATTTCCCGATTCCAAATACAGTTCGGCAGCCGTGCTGGCTTCCGCCCAAAGTTCTTACGTTGCTGGCGATATCGAAGCTGCCAGCAAACGTTTTCGCGAAGTTCTGAATCAACCCAATCAAGCGGAAGCGACCGAAGCGGCTCACTGGTTGGCTCAGATTGCACTTCGCAAAGGGAGTGCGGAAGAGGCCGAGAAAGTGGCGGCCGAACAGATCAAGAAAGGAGTTGCCGGTCAGTACGCGTTGGCGTTGAAACTGGATCAGGCCGAAGCGGTATCTTTGTTGCCCGGGAAAGCCAAAGAATCATTGGACTTGTTTGCTGCGGTTTACCGCGAAGACCCAAACAGTTCGTTGGCCCCGCGGGCGCTCTACAGCGCGGCCTTTGCGGCTTTGCAGTCGGGCAGTCTGCAGCAAGCGGTCGATCTCTCGGGACAATTCCTAAAGCGATACGAAAAAGACCCGCTCCGCAGCGACGTTCGCTACATCGATGCGGAAGCGAAATTGTTGGCCGGCAGTCATGCGGAGGCGGCCAAAGCGTACGAAGCACTGTTAAAGGAAACGGACGAAAATCCACAACGCTCGGTTTGGATTTTGCGAGCCATCACGGCTCACTACTTGGCGGGTCAGTACGATTCGGCGATCGAACTAGCGAAGGCTCAAATGGTGGCGCTGCAGGCGCCTGCTGAGAAAGCAGAAGCTCAGTTCCTTGTCGGAGCCAGCCACCTTTTTGCTCAACGCCCCCAAGACGCGATCAGCGGTTTGCAGGAATCGCTTAAGCTGGATGCGGAGTGGGCAAAGGCTAGCGAAGCGATGTTGCTGCTCGGGCAAGCTCAGCTTCAAGCCGAAGATGCGGAGGCGGCCGTCAAGACTTGGCAGAAATTGGTCGCGACCTATCCAAAAAACCGGATGGCCGATCAGGCTTATTTCCGCCTCGGTCAGCAGGCGGCTGGAAAGCAAGATTTTCCTGCAGCCATCGCTGCTTATGCACAGATTCTTAAGCGTGATAGTGACCCCGGACTTATTCCGTATGCACTCTTCAATCAGGGTTGGTGTTTCTTACAGCAAGACAAACTGGCGGAGGCAAAGCCACTGTTGAAACGGATGCTGGATGAGTATGAATCGCATCCGCTCCGGAATCAGACACAGTTGGCATATGGAATCACGTTACGCAAAGCCAGCGAACTGCCTGAAGCCGAAAAGCAATTGACGGCGATTCTCGATACAAATCCGCAAGGTATTTCGCTGGGACATGCTCTTTATGAACTGGCTCAGATTGATATCGAAAAGGAACGTCACGCCGAGGCCGTTGTGCGGCTGCAGAGGATTGTGGACGAAGTCCCACAATATCCGACGACAGGACGAGTTCTGTATGACCTTGCATGGTCTTTGAAAGAAGCGGGGGAAGAGGCGGAAGCGGCAAAGGCTTTTGAGAATTTGATTCAAAAGGATCCTGACAATCCGCTGGCGGCGGAGGCCTCGTACTTCATTGGCGAGCAACAGTACGCTGCCAGGAAATGGAAAGAATCGGCCGCCGCGTTTGGACGGGCTGCCGAATTATCCAAGGATCCCGAGCTGGCCGAGAAAGGTTTGTATAACCAAGGTTGGTCGCTGTTCCGGCAACCCGATTTTGCGGCGGCGGAAAAAGTATTTGCAGACCAGGTAACCCGTTTCCCAGAAGGGAAACTTATCTTGGATGGTTTGCTGATGACGGGAGAGTCGAGGTTCAAATTGGAGCAATTTGAATTGGCCTCGCAGGCCTATCAGAAGGCTCGAGAACGAATCGAAGCGAATGACGAAAGCAGCAAAACTATCGATTCACCCGAACAACGCCAGATTCGTGAATTGGTTTACCTTCACGGAGGCCAAAGTTTGGGGCAGCTGGAGAAATGGAAGGAGTCGGTCGAATGGTTCGATACATTGCGATCGAGGTTCCCAAATACCAATTACCTCCCTCAAGCCTTTTTCCAAACGGCCTACGCATCCCAACAATTGGGGGATGAGGAACAAGCTTTAAAACTATACAACCAGGTTGCCAGTAAATACCGTGATGAAACCGCGGCTCGTTCTCGATTCATGATGGGCGAAGTCTATTTTGGACGTCGTGACATGGCAAAAGCGATCCCGGAATTTCAGCGTGTGATGTACGGTTTTGGAGCTGATAAGGCTCCAGCGGCGATCAAGAACTGGCAAGCTAAGAGTGGTTTTGAAGCGGGGCGTTGTGCGGAATTGTTGATTCAGTCAACGCAAGGGGCACGCCGCGACGCCGCGATCAAATACGCTCGCGAGTTCTTCGGGTTTGTGATCGAAAAACATCCCGATCATGAATTGGCAGCCAAGGCCAAGGAACGGATGGAAGTCTTGCAGCGTCTGTAA